Within Hypomesus transpacificus isolate Combined female chromosome 10, fHypTra1, whole genome shotgun sequence, the genomic segment GTTAGGGAGATCGACTATGTTGTCCAGACCTtgaataacaaacacacacttttaatGTCACCAGGTATCTCACACTGATATTTTCATCAGGGTCTCAAGGTTGTTTTACAACATGTTTCTACAAAAAAGACATTTGGATACATCGTTGTTTTGTCCTTATTTGTACCCTGAAATCTCATGCTGGGTTTGCCAAATCAAGCATTCACAAGTTGATGTTGCTTTTTGCATCACCTCTGCAAATGGACACAGTAAAAGCAAACCATCATTTAGAAATGGTCTGGAGGCTTGGCTTGTTAATGTGCTGTGCACATCTCTGCCAATTTCAGCAGAGGCTTGCTGGTAAAAGGTCAGTACAAATTGCTCTAAATCATTGCAAGTGAGTCACAAACAATACTCCGACCTCTTTCATATCACATTTGCTCTGAGCAATCTTTTCTCTTTCTAACAGGACAATGAGTAGATGGAATTTTAAAACCATGTTAATGGTTCGAGCAGCAACAGAATATCCAAAGACACATCAggcatcaaatcaaaatgaccAATCAACCAAATCAAAGCGAATGCAAGCATAAGGTTTAGACCTTCACAAGGATCCATCTCACCTCCTTCATTTCAACATGGACTTGCTTCAGACCCCCCAAAACCCCCTCCAAGTCCCTAACCACTTGTCGGATCTGGTCCCGGACAGaaccccccggcccccccttcGGCCTCTCTGGGTCGGACCCCTGGGGCGTCACCAGGTCCTTCCTCTCGGGGTCTCCAGCGTGAACTATGCCCgggctgcagggagggaggagtctggGCCTTCTCAGGAGATGGTGTGGGTCCCTCTGAGGAACCTCAGTGGAGAAGAAAGACTTGTGAGAAGCTTGATGTCGGCTGCAGCTTCCCTTTGATCCTCCCCTCAGTTTGCTCCAGTCTAGATGGCTATCTCTGGTCTCCCCTGCCCGGGTGAACAGGGGTCTCGGCACGCAGTGTCCATTTGTCACGGCAGGAGGGGAGTGGAAGTGCTCGGGTACACGCGTGTCTGAAGGATAGTGTTCACAACCACCACACCCCCAGCGGTGCTCAGGTTCAGGCCTGTAGTTCACAGGCCTCGGCCTCAGCTGACCTTTGAACTGGACTGGTGGGAGGGGCAGCTGCGGGGCATGCCTGGCGTTGAAGGGCAGCATCCCTGCATCGCCACAGATGACACAACCGCCACACTGTTCTCCCCGCACAGGCAAATAGTGTCTCTCCCCCTGGTTTCGGACCGCTGGGTAGTTGCACTGGGTCGGGTGGAAATCCCAGGAGCAGCTTTGGCTAAAATTGTCCATTTGGCTGTGCGGACCCGGCCCTGTGAACACAGGTCTCCTCTGTGGGCTGCGATGAccatctcttccctccctctccaggccaAAGtcccccccttccacctcaTTCAGGAAGAGGGAGTGTTTGTCTGTCCGACGGTCCAGTGATGGGTGGTCCAGAGCTTGTTTCGGCGGGGTTCGGGGGTAGCCCAGCACACCAGGGTAAGGGGACCCATACTGGGCACAGTGGCCACAGTGGCACAGGACGTTCTGATGCTGGAACCTGTAGTGTCCCGTCCGCGTGGAGTCAGAGAACATGTCAGAAACAGTCCCAGGGTCGCAGTGGAAAACGCCTTAGAAAACAACTggtttcctcctcccctcccagctcTCCAACCTAGCCATTCACTCAAGCTGTTTTCTTCATCTAGCACTCACCAGCAGAAAAACTTTCTACAgctcctttttttcccccttaccttagacttccctccccctcttcctgcccttttgtttctccttttctctcctctacttgtttttctctttgccttctctttcttttctttgaccCCTCTCTCGCACTTTTTCAACTTTTCCCTGCAGCCCTCCTTCCTGCTCGGGGGCCCCTCtccaccttcccctctctctctctctctctctctctctctctctctctccttctctctctctctctctctctctctctctctctctctctctctctctctctctctctctctctctctctctctctctctctctctctctctctctctctctctctgtctttgtaccTCTCCCTCCTGGTAGTTCTGTCTCATTTGCTGCCGCAGCCTTCCCGTCTCACTCAGCTGTGCATTTCCCGtttcctcccctccactcccacccctctctctccgctccgtttctccacctcacctcactcAGCGCTCTTTTTCGATCTCGCTCACACCAAACGGTAGCTTCCAAGACGGattttcctccccccctctttctctccctccttcacatgCGTTCCTGGATGTCTGCGTCTAGTCGAGCCCCCGGAACTGCAGCGGTGTGTGCCTCTACTCCGGCACAGGGATCATTAGCCCCAGCTAAAGCAACGGGCACTCTTCAATTAA encodes:
- the si:ch211-178n15.1 gene encoding uncharacterized protein si:ch211-178n15.1; this encodes MFSDSTRTGHYRFQHQNVLCHCGHCAQYGSPYPGVLGYPRTPPKQALDHPSLDRRTDKHSLFLNEVEGGDFGLEREGRDGHRSPQRRPVFTGPGPHSQMDNFSQSCSWDFHPTQCNYPAVRNQGERHYLPVRGEQCGGCVICGDAGMLPFNARHAPQLPLPPVQFKGQLRPRPVNYRPEPEHRWGCGGCEHYPSDTRVPEHFHSPPAVTNGHCVPRPLFTRAGETRDSHLDWSKLRGGSKGSCSRHQASHKSFFSTEVPQRDPHHLLRRPRLLPPCSPGIVHAGDPERKDLVTPQGSDPERPKGGPGGSVRDQIRQVVRDLEGVLGGLKQVHVEMKEVVQQIDRLTANIDLSKESPSPSLTEDTRHPGALGDIQVYNHKTNGALPPKSQRDTADTIILQTNSPSPVYMASVVKTNRVMPPSPQKDPHPDQRGVNGHLPLPCPLRDTNHVTQLDPTPPPRTLDPTVIVGNSTSLSRSQKPPPYPHNGRVEKASKGLAPPPPTLLRTPPYPAGKRRQSSSMV